cgggatgagactccagacgaaaaaataaataaaaaatataaaaatataaaaaagagaaaggccaaaaaaagaaggcccaaaaaaggagaaaaaaagaaaacaaaaaaatgatgagagaaaaagagagaaggggcaatgttactatccttttaccacatttgtgcttcaaagtagcaccatgttcttcatatagagagtctcttgagttatcactttcatatactagtgggaattttcattatagaacttggcttgtatattccaacgatgagcttcctcaaatgccctaggtcttcatgagcaagcaagttggatgcacacccacttagtttcagtttgagctttcatatacttatagctctagtgcatccgttgcatggcaatccctactcactcacattgatatctattaatgggcatctccatagcccgttgatacgcctaattgatgtgagactatcttctcctttttgtctcctccaccatcatattctatttcacctatagtgctatgtccatggctcacgctcatgtattgcgtgaaagttgaaaaggtttgagaacatcaaaagtatgaaacaattgcttggcttgtcatcaggggtgtgcatgatttgaatattttgtgtggtgaagatggaacatagccagactatatgattttgtagggataactttctttggccatgttattttgaaaagatatgattgctttattagtatgcttgaagtattattgtcttaatgtcaaatgatagactattgctttgaatcactcgtgtcttaatattcatgccatgattagacatacgatcaagattatgctaggtagcattccacatcaaaaattatcttttttttatcatttacctactcgaggacgagcaggaattaagcttggggatgctgatacgtctccgtcgtatctataattttttattgttccatgccaatattattcaactttcatatactttttggcaactttttatattatttttgggactaacatattgatccagtgcctagtgccagttcctgtctgttgcatgtttctggtttcgcagaatatccatatcaaacggagtctaaataggataaaaacggacggagcttatttttggaaaatatggaaaattcggaaggaaaatcaatgcgaaccagtgcccgaggtggtcacgaggcaggccccccccctagggcgcgccccctaccctcgtgagcccaccgtaaggcggttgtcgctcttcttttgctgcaagaaagctaatattcggaaaaaatcacggcgaaggtttcaggccaatcggagttacggatctccatatatatacgaaatggtgaaacagagccagatgagagcgcagaaatagagagagacaaaaagacagatccaatctcggaggggctctcgcccctcccatgccatggaggccatggaccagaggggaaacccttctcccatctagggaggaggtcaaggaagaagaagaaggaggggggctctctccctctcgcttccggtggcaccggagtgccaccgggggccgtcatcatcaccgcgatcttcaccaacacctccgccatcttcaccaacatctccatcaccttccccccctctatctacagcagtccactctcccgcaacccgttgtaccctctacttgaacatggtgctttatgcttcatattattatccaatgatgtgttgccatcctatgatgtctgagtagattttcgttgtcctatcggtggttgatgaattgccatgattgatttaatttgcttgtggttatgttgttgtcaattggtgcccatcatatgattgcgcgcgtggatcaaaccatagggttagttgtatgttgacaggactatgtattggagggcaagagtgacagaagcttcaacctagcatagaaattgatgcatacaggattgaagggggaccaatatatcttaatgctatggttgggttttaccttaatgaacattagtagttgcggatgcttgctaatagttccaatcataggtgcatagaattccaagtaagggatgacatgctagcagtggcctctcccacataatacttgctatcggtctagtaaagtagtcaattgcttaagggacaatttcgcaactcctaccatcatttttccacactcgccatatttactttagttgcttctttattTACAACAGCCCCTGCTttttatttacatactctttattatcttgcaaacctatccaacaacacctacaaagtacttctagtttcatgcttgttctaggtaaagcgaacgtcaagcgtgcgtagagttgtatcagtggtcgatagaatttgagggaatatttgttctacctttagctcctcgttgggttcgacactcttacttatcgaaaactgttgcgatcccctatacttgtgggttatcaccggttaatacaattctagcatgaataataaacatttatcatgatataaggaaatataaataacaactttattattgcatatagggcatatttccttcacttctagcaagaaccgttcttaaccacgcaaaaaccacaatggtgattgatcaaatttgctgttttaaccttcttcaaggaccggctgtagtcaaaatatgattcaactaaagtaggagaaacagacacccgccagccacctttatgcaaaactagttgcatgtctatcagtggaaccggtctcatgttcgtggacatgtaaggttggtccagaccgcttcatcccacaataatgccgaatcaaaataagacgttggtggtaagcagtatgactatcaccgcccacaactctttgtgttctactcgtgcatatcatctacgcatagacctggctctgatatcaTCTAcgcgaccccctttccttctccctctccctctccttccccctttccccctccgaaagaaggaaggggtccgactaggactaggagtcctagtgggttccccccacttggcgtgcccctagggccggcctcctcccctctcctcctttatatacgaggacagggggcaccccaaagcacatcaattgttctattagccgtgtgcggtgcccccctccatagtttactcctccggtcatattgtcgtagtgcttaggcgaagccctgcgcggatcacatcaccatcaccatcaccatgtctTCGTGCTAACAAAacactccctcgacactttgctggatcaagagttcgaaggacgtcatcgagctgaatgtgtgcagaacttagaggtgtcgtacgtttggtgcctgatcggttggatcacgaagacgttcgactacatcaaccgcgttaagctaacacttccgctttcggtctacgagggtatgtagacacactctccccctctcgttgctatgcatctcctagatagatcttgcgtgatcgtaggaatttttttgaaattgcatgcaacATTCCCTAacaggtcggggacgagcgatggtcttttcctaccaatctatcccctaggagcatgcgcgtagtactttgttttgatgactactagatttttgcaataagtatgtgagttctttatgactaatgttgagtccatggattatatgcactctcacctttttgccattgctagcctctctagtaccgcgcaactttcgccgctaGCAtaaacccaccttataccttcctcaaaacagcaagcATACCTACTTATtgtggcattttcatagccattccgagatatattaccatgcaacttttcaccgttccgtttattatgacacggtccatcattgtcatattgctatgcatgatcatgtagttgacattgtatttatggcgaagccaccattcatcatattttttatacatgccgctcttgattcattgcacatcccgatacaccaccggaggcattcacatagagtcatattttgtacgggcaaagagatcgcctacttcgtgaagatctacccgagtgaggcaagtcctacgtgggcgatggccatggtgggatagacaaagttgcttattcatggacccttcatgggtggagtccttcgtggactcgcgcagctgttacccaTCGTGGGTTGAAGTCTACATCAACATGAACATACGGTAGCACCACCCATCAGAACCACGTCAAAAATCTGCGATCTTCTTTGAGTTTGCACACTCCATTTCCCATCCTCTTTACATTCTTgtacttgcatgctttactcttttcGTTGCTCATACGTTTACTATGCTTGTCTAAAATGTATTGTGCCCCTTTTAACATGTGttaaactcaaccttaacttgaagaaacaaAAAACCACCACCTTTTCTTGTTAAGGGTATAATAACCCCTGTTCTCGATTCTTTCAGAAGAAGGTAAGGCTGAGGACAACGGgccgaagaggaggagaagaaagaaaatgGATCATGATGGGCCAAGGGCACCTGGTCGGCCAAGGAAGAAAAAAATCAATGCAAAAAAGTGGATCGGGGGAGACAAGTGTGTAGTGGGTCGCTACGCGATCAAGTCGCGCACATCATTTCCCAAACATTATTTATATTGCAATGATTGTTGAAATTTAATAAAAGCAATATTTAGCCCTAAAAACAAACATGAGGGGATGTTTATATCAAATTAGGGTGAAGCATGATGTACGTGAGGCCCTAACAAAGCATGTAAGTATTATCAGAGGAAAGGAGAGGCAGGTTTTTGCTGTAAGATATGAGAAACTTGCTCGATTTTGTAAGTTCTGTGGCAGAATTGGACATGAATATAAGGAGTGTGGGTCGGGCGAATATGCTGCAAAGGAGTTGAAGTTTGGGGATTGGCTTTATGCGGATCCACCAAATATGAACAGAACTGAATTAAAAGGAGGTTGTCATGGTGCTAATCCTAGTACTGTTGAAAAAGGTGATGTGAATCTTGAGAATACTGCATCTAGTCCACTGAAGGACCCCTCTTCTGGAAAGGTGCTGACTGTGCAGGTGATTAACGCTGCTGGAAACACAAGCATGGAAGTGGACAAAAGTGTGAGGAAGCGTCTTCTTCCAACTGATGATTTTGTGGTTGTACATGGTGAGCTAATTGAGCATATTATTGCAAAAGCTTCAgggaatggtgaggatattcataCATCTTCGCCAACCTCTAGTTCGGGAAGTAAAAGAGTGAAGAATGGTATTAACTCTGTTGATGATTTAAACATTGCGGCGGGCTCCCATGAGGAGCCGCGCCGGGAACAATGAATTCCCTAATTTGGAACTGCCGGGGGGCGGGGAACCGCCGGACAGTTCGTGAGGTGTTGGCCCTCTCGAAaaccaacatccccaagcttgtctTTCTTTGTGAAACAAGGCAAGCAGCTGATAAGATGGAAAAATTGAGATGGAGACTAGGTTTGAAAGGATTCTGTGGTGTGAATAGCTCGGGATTGAGTGGTGGTCTTGCGCTCTACTGGGATGAATCCTTGCTGGTCACAGTTTTGGATTCATGTCAACGGTACATTGATGTCTCGGTTGAGGATAAAAGCTGTGTTAAAAAATGGCGTATGACTTTTATTTATGGTGAGCCAAGGGTTGAGAACAGGCACCTCATGTGGGATCATCTAACTCGGTTGAGAGCGGTGTCGCAAGACCCATGGCTGGTATGTAGGGACTTCAACGAAGATCTTTGGCAACACGAACATATGTCAAGAGTTATGAGATCAGAAACTCAGATGACCGCGTTTAGGGACTGCCTGATGCTTTGTGAATTGGTGGATCTTGGCTTCTCGGGGATGCCATTCACATATGATAATGGGCAAGTTGGAAACAGCAATGTGCGAGTGCGGTTGGACTGTGTATGTGCGGATGAGCAGTGGCGTGACCTTTTCCCAGCGTCGAGAGTGGTCCACCTTGCGTCTTCGTGCTCAGACCATTGCCCGATCGTCCTCGAGATGGTCCCATCCGATGGAAATCATAGACGACGAGGGGCGGCACGATATGAAATTATGTGGGAAAGGGATCCCAACCTGCAAGACGTTATTGGACGTGCATGGGAGAGGAACCGACCGGCTGGAAACTTGGGATCGGTTTCAAATTCGTTGAAAGAATTGATGAAAAACCTTCGGCAATGGAGCAGCAAAAATTTTGGGCATGTCCTGCGTGATATTGAGAGGCTCCGGTTGGAACTTGGAAGCTTACAAGAAGATAATGCCGATCGTTGCTTGATTCGGCAGAAGATGCATGAACTTGATGAGCTTCTATACAGAGAAGAGATGTTGTGGCTGCAACGTTCGCGGATAACTTGGATAAAAGAAGGAGAAAGGAACACAGAATACTTGCATCGAAGGGCTGTTTGGCGAGCTAGACGAAATCATATACTTCGGCTACATCGACTTGATGGCACTTGGTGTAATGCTCCTTCTGAGATGGAGTTAATGACAAGATCATATTTTCAGGAGGTGTACACTAAAGACCCGACTTTAACCCCAGATGTTGTGCTAGAGTGTATTGAGGAGAAAGTTACTGCAGAGATGAATGATGTTTTATGTGCTCCGTTCACTGAGAAGGAGATTTCGGATGCTCTCTTTCAGATTGGCCCATTAAGGCCCCAGGTACGGATGGTTTTCCTACTCATTTTTTTCAACATAATTGCGCGGTGGTGAAAGGAGAAATTATTGCAGCAGTATTGGAGTTTTTTGCTTCTGGGGTTATGCCAGACGGAGCTAATGACACAGCTATTGTGTTGATTCCAAAAGTCCAATTTCCGAAGGAGCTCAAGGATTTTAGACCGCTAAGCTTGTGTAATGTGATCTAAAAAATAGTCTATAAGTGCATGGTAAACTGACTATGTCCCATTTTGTCGGAGCTCATATCGGAAAATCAGAGCGCGTTTATTCCAGGGAGACTTATTACTGATAATTCTATTATAGCTTTCGAGTGTATTGATCATATTCAATCTGTTAGTGGTAGTTCACCGGCATGTTGTGCGTATAAATTGGATCTTTCTAAGGCATATGACCGGGTGGACTGGGTATTCTTGGAGAAGGCCCTACGCAAGTGGGGTTTTTCTCATGTGTGGATTTCTTGGATCATGGCGTGTGTTTCCTCTGTGAAGTATTCAGTGAAATTGAATGGGAAACTATTGGAGTCTTTCATACCCTCTCGTGGCCTCAGACAAGGTGATCCCTTGTCCCCATTTTTATTTCTCTTTGTTGCTGATGCCCTATCTTGTTTGGTCAACAAAGCTATTACGGAGGAGGGGCTGGAAGGTGTTAAAATTTGTCGTCGTGCACCGACGATATCTCACTTATTATTTGCGGATGATTCACTATTGTTTTTTCGAGCCTCGGAACAGCAAGCAACAATTGTGAAAGGTTTGTTGAGCACTTATGCGCTGGCTACGGGACAACTTATAAACCCATcaaagtgttccatccttttctcCAGTAACTACACTGAGGTGGTATCTGGGGAAGTAAAGAGTATTTTGGAGATTACAAGTGAAGCGTTTGAACCCAAATATTTGGGTTTGCCGGTACCTGAGGGGAGAATGCATAAAGGGAGGTTTGAAACCACCCACGAAAGATTGAGGAAGAGACTAGTGGACTGGAGCGAGCAATTCATGTCTTTAGGTAACAAAGAGATTTTAATCAAATCTGTAGCCCATGCTATTCCCACATATATTATGAGCGTGTTTCACTTACCTGCTTCGGTATGTGACGATCTGACAAGGATGATGAGGCAGTACTGGTGGGGAGTTGAGAGTGGCAAGAGAAAAATGGCATGGCTGAGCTGGGATAAGCTGAGACTCCCTAAAAGCAAGGGGGGTATGGGATTCAGGGATATGCGTGCTTTTAATCAAGCGTTATTGGCAAAACAAGCGTGGCGATTGATTGATTCCCCTGACAGTTTATGTGCTCGTCTATTGAAGGCAAAATATTTTCCACGCGGCAGTATCTTGGATACGGTTTTCACTGGAAATTCATCGGTCGTATGGAAAGGAATAGCTCATGGTTTGGATCTTGTTAAGAAAGGAATAATATGGAGGATTGGTGATGGTGCATCGGTTAGAACGTGGAGAGATCCTTGGATTCCTTGACGATATGATTTTCGACCAATTACTCCTAAAAGGAATTGCCGTTTTAACCGTGTCTCTGATTTCTTAGATAATAATGGTGCTTGGATCAGAGACCGTGTCGAGGAGCATTTTTGGCCAATGGATGTTGCTGAGATTCTTAAGATACGCACGTCTCCTAGGAACCAGCAGGACTTCATCGGCTGGTTTCTCGAGCCGCATGGGAATTTTACAGTCAAAAGTGCCTACATGTTGGCGACGGAAACACATGATGAGATGCATTCAGGGGGCGCATGTAGTACTAGACCGGACGGTGACAGATCGATTTGGAATTCGATTTGGAAATCTAATGTTCCACTCAAGATGCGTATTATGGCATGGAAGACGGCGATAGGTGCATTGGCAACTAATCTAGGCAAAGCGCATCGTCGTATTCATATACAAAGATCATGTCCTATTTGTGGAGCGGAGATTGAAAGCAGTTTTCATGCATTGATTTCATGCATGCACGCCCTACGTGTTTGGGAGGGCTTACGTGCAATCTGGCCCTTGCCTGATGACTCACTACTAGTGGACTCTGGTAAGGACTGGATACTGGAGCTACTTTCAAAATGTTCGGACAAGACCAGGGACTTGGTAATCATGACGATCTGGCGTATTTGGCAACTCCGAAATGATATAACACACGGGAAGAATGAGACCCCAGTAGAGGTAACTGTGGATTATCTTGACAGTTATTATAAGTCACTGAATTTGGTAAGGAACTATAGCATGGGGGAAATCGTCAAAGGGAAGATGCCGTTGTATGAGGATAGTCGGCCAAAGTGTGTAAAAATTACAGAATCCCCCACGCCTTGGCCTCCTCCGCCTATGGGCTGGGTTGCGTTGTCGGTAGACGGTTTATTCTCAGGCCAAGATGGACGCGCTTTGATTGGCATGGTGCTTCGCAGAGAGAACGGATCTACAATTTTTGCGGCATACAGATACATTTTCCACTGTAATGATGCCCTGAAAGCAGAAATTCATGCTATTATGCAGGGTATggcattggccattcaacattcGGAATGCCCAGTGATTGTTCAATCAGACTCTTCAAATGCTCTGGCCATTCTCTCAAGCGATAATCTTTTCAGGTCGGCCTATGGTCATCTAGCTGCTGAGATTAAAGCTCATTTGGTAGTTAGGAAGTTTGTTCCTCTAAAAATTAGCAGATATCAAAATAGGGTAGCACATCAATTGGCACACTATAGCCGTACTGAAGCTTGTACCGCGGTATGGTTGTACTTGATTCCTTCGTGGTGTGAGGAATTGGTGTCTCGTGATTGTAACCCTTTCATTGTGGAATAAAACATCATTTCTCCCTGCAAAAAAAAACGCTAACACAAAGGCAGCGTCTACACACGTGACGGCACAGCACCTTGTCCCCACATATCAGAGGCAGCCCATTTTCTCGTACATTCGAAAAAACACACCGTGTACGACCACCAGTCGAACCACCCCACACTAATCCCCGATCCGCGTCCTCCATATTCTAGCCAATAGGAGCGAGGCACGCAACAACCGCGATCCGTGGCACCGCCCAACCGCTGGCCTCCGCCGTCCGATCTCTCGAAGCCAAGCACAAAACCATGACATCCAGGCCGTCCGCTCCGGCGGAGACATGGCTGGCTGGCCGCTCCCGAGTATAAAACCTCACCTCATCCTCCGAACCGAAAAAAAACCCCACTACCCAACCGCCGCTCTCCGAGGCTCCTGAAAGTTGCAACCTCTCCCTCTCGGCGAATTTGGGGGTTTCTGAANNNNNNNNNNNNNNNNNNNNNNNNNNNNNNNNNNNNNNNNNNNNNNNNNNNNNNNNNNNNNNNNNNNNNNNNNNNNNNNNNNNNNNNNNNNNNNNNNNNNNNNNNNNNNNNNNNNNNNNNNNNNNNNNNNNNNNNNNNNNNNNNNNNNNNNNNNNNNNNNNNNNNNNNNNNNNNNNNNNNNNNNNNNNNNNNNNNNNNNNNNNNNNNNNNNNNNNNNNNNNNNNNNNNNNNNNNNNNNNNNNNNNNNNNNNNNNNNNNNNNNNNNNNNNNNNNNNNNNNNNNNNNNNNNNNNNNNNNNNNNNNNNNNNNNNNNNNNNNNNNNNNNNNNNNNNNNNNNNNNNNNNNNNNNNNNNNNNNNNNNNNNNNNNNNNNNNTTCGATTCGGTAGCTTGATTCCTTCGTGGCCCGCCGTGGTTGGTGAATCGGTCCGCGTTAATCTCGCCGGGGCGGTTGATTCGGGTTTAACACGGCGCGGATTTGAATTTTATGCGCGGTTAGGGTTTGGGCGTGGTTCCAGATTCTGATTGTTTCGACGGATTCTTTCGGGTCTTAAGCCTTGCTTAAATTTCGTTTAGTCACGATTACCTGTGCCTACTTGATGGTGGTTTTGTTGTTTGGTGGCAGACCGATCGATGTAGTTCAAGTTCCAATCGCGTGATTTGACGATATATGATTTCGCGTCTTAGCCCTCAAAAGAATTCCCGCAGATCTGTAGATTCGCGTACATCATAGTTGTACCCAAGTTCGTTAGTTGTGCCATATTTGATTTGCGTCTGTTCATCTGCTGGCCCCTCAAATCTGTAGTTTCATAGTGTTACAGTGGTATAAATTTCGCTTCGACTTATTGACGTGTGTGCTATATCTTTTGATGAGTTGAACTAACGTTTGGAGAATTCGGTATCTGCGGGTTGGTAGTTTCTTTTAGGACTGTAcggttggaaagaattggcatGAGCTCATAGTGTTTATATTGGGATATTCAGTTTCTAAAGTCCTGCATACAGCATGTGGTCAGTGCAAATGTAATTTTGTTACTGTTTTGAGCTTGGTATTGAGAGCAACCTGCAGTCTAGGTATCTGGGAATGATAGTAACAGGATGAACTAATATACTTGTCTACTCTGATAGTGGAAGTCAATTGGGTGCATTGATATATGGAAGCAGTTGCATAGCCATTTTGAAAATAGTCGATTGCTTAACATATCTTAGTATTGATTTATTGCATCTGAATTGTACCAACTTGCTAGTTAGCTAATGTTATTCTTGTGATAAACTAAAAGCATACACAGATAACTATGTGAAGTTGATGTCCGACCATTACATGTGATAACTAGGAAGCATATTTTTTATCAGTGGACTGCTATTTCTTTTCTTGCTTCTGGTTAGGCGATCATGGTAGCCTTGTTTTCTTTAGTGTTAAAAAAAAATACTAGGCTGCAGTTTTTTAGTGTGTCATCTTTATGTGTGTCTTTTGAGTGAACAAACTATGCTAAAGGTAGATCAGGACTTTCATCTGAAGTGGAATTCTATCTTGGGTCTGATCTTTTGAATGAAAAGTTTTAGTTAGAAATACACTGCATTCTGTTTTTGTGATATTGTGATATTCAATTTATAGAACTGACTATGTTCTGTTTTTGCTTCAGGTAAACCAAGGTTTTGCTCATGGCTCGTACTAAGCAGACCGCCCGTAAGTCCACTGGAGGAAAGGCTCCCAGGAAGCAGCTAGCCACCAAGGTTTGTGACTGCAATATTGATAGTTTATCTATGCCATGTCTTTATTTATGGTTTAGGTAAATTGAACTGTGTATAATTTGAACCTCAACCTTCATTGTCAGCTTATGACCAGATATCTTACTGATGTATATGGATTATCATGGTATTATTGTTCATGACCATGTGCTCTGTTTTGCTTTTTGACAGGCTGCCCGTAAGTCTGCTCCCACCACTGGAGGAGTGAAGAAGCCTCACCGTTACCGCCCTGGAACTGTTGCTCTTCGGTGTGTAAAGCCTTCCAACCTATGCTAGCACATGTTATTGCATATGGTTTTGTTTTCAAGTATTCTCAAATGAGTAATTTTGTGCTTGACTTTGCAGTGAGATCCGCAAGTACCAAAAGAGCACGGAGCTGCTCATCAGGAAGCTTCCATTCCAGAGGCTTGTTAGGGAGA
The window above is part of the Triticum aestivum cultivar Chinese Spring chromosome 2A, IWGSC CS RefSeq v2.1, whole genome shotgun sequence genome. Proteins encoded here:
- the LOC123189368 gene encoding histone H3.3 — encoded protein: MARTKQTARKSTGGKAPRKQLATKAARKSAPTTGGVKKPHRYRPGTVALREIRKYQKSTELLIRKLPFQRLVREIAQDFKTDLRFQSHAVLALQEAAEAYLVGLFEDTNLCAIHAKRVTIMPKDIQLARRIRGERA